A single window of Archangium gephyra DNA harbors:
- a CDS encoding 2'-5' RNA ligase family protein, with translation MANPAWTHRTAVVFIPPAEVWPPIQAIRREHDRQLQRWMPHVTLLYPFAPRDELPGLLPALEAACAALSPFEAVLGSFRVFQHRADRSTLWLAPEPREAFVRLQAALQAAAPEYAHTSRFSGGFTPHLSVGQSGSAEQVQALGARLGETWTPLVFQVTGVSLIAREGNRPFEVIRTLRLGVSPA, from the coding sequence ATGGCGAATCCAGCGTGGACCCACCGCACGGCGGTCGTCTTCATTCCTCCCGCCGAGGTCTGGCCGCCCATCCAGGCGATCCGCCGCGAGCATGATCGTCAGCTCCAGCGCTGGATGCCGCATGTCACCCTGCTCTACCCGTTCGCGCCGCGCGACGAGCTGCCTGGGCTCCTGCCCGCGCTCGAGGCCGCCTGCGCCGCGCTGAGTCCCTTCGAAGCGGTGCTCGGCTCGTTCCGGGTCTTCCAGCACCGCGCGGACCGGAGCACGCTCTGGCTCGCGCCGGAGCCTCGCGAGGCCTTCGTCCGCCTCCAGGCCGCGCTCCAGGCCGCCGCTCCCGAGTACGCCCATACCTCGCGCTTCTCGGGAGGCTTCACGCCGCACCTCAGCGTGGGCCAGTCGGGGAGCGCCGAACAGGTCCAGGCACTCGGAGCGCGGCTGGGAGAGACCTGGACGCCCCTCGTCTTCCAGGTCACCGGCGTGAGCCTCATCGCGCGCGAGGGGAATCGTCCCTTCGAGGTCATACGAACGCTGCGGCTCGGCGTGTCTCCCGCGTGA
- a CDS encoding ABC transporter permease translates to MKARFLWLDMRATFSERKTWLAAGMLAYAALAMPVIAARPPEHVLSALKGWFSTSDPSILFMFIWTDLAMNKSITVIGVVLAGSLLIREKETGQLAVLLSKPVSPAAYFLARTLSACAVMGVLYIGAHLATALLVSRSLPGFRPALFFASMTVHLFAAFFCVCFSALMSVLIQKRALAALVSLLVLSLLVGLAFIGFYNPAWSGLSAFNPLTQGISMLGHVDDPRPSHMVGPIAALLGMNAAVLALGALRARHLEV, encoded by the coding sequence ATGAAGGCGCGTTTCCTCTGGCTCGACATGCGGGCCACCTTCAGCGAGCGGAAGACGTGGCTGGCCGCGGGCATGCTGGCCTACGCGGCGCTCGCCATGCCGGTGATCGCCGCCAGGCCGCCCGAGCACGTGCTCTCGGCCTTGAAGGGGTGGTTCTCCACCTCGGACCCCTCCATCCTCTTCATGTTCATCTGGACGGACCTGGCGATGAACAAGAGCATCACCGTGATCGGCGTGGTGCTCGCGGGCAGCCTGCTCATTCGCGAGAAGGAGACGGGGCAGCTCGCGGTGCTGCTGTCCAAGCCCGTGTCACCCGCCGCGTACTTCCTGGCACGCACGCTGTCCGCCTGTGCCGTCATGGGGGTGCTCTACATCGGCGCGCACCTGGCCACCGCGCTCCTCGTCTCCCGGAGCCTCCCGGGGTTCCGCCCGGCGCTCTTCTTCGCCTCGATGACGGTGCACCTCTTCGCCGCGTTCTTCTGCGTCTGCTTCAGCGCGCTCATGTCCGTGCTCATCCAGAAGCGGGCACTGGCGGCGCTCGTGAGCCTGCTGGTGCTCAGCCTGCTCGTGGGCCTGGCCTTCATCGGCTTCTACAACCCCGCCTGGAGTGGCCTCTCCGCCTTCAACCCCCTCACCCAGGGCATCTCCATGCTCGGCCACGTGGATGATCCGCGCCCCTCGCACATGGTGGGGCCCATTGCCGCACTGCTGGGCATGAACGCGGCCGTGCTCGCTCTCGGCGCCCTGCGGGCGCGCCACCTGGAGGTGTGA
- a CDS encoding ABC transporter permease, protein MQAPLRRYRLLEARHSLGGVPLVSLLVGIAVVLFTVALIPRLPSAVNAFMERAFLIRGLEAVILVNVYTGIYMLPFFGGVAGLMRALVEPRENRSMEMLLSKPISRRAFLMARVGPVLLASSGVGLVMSLLTGLAVRPFVGEASSVSVAGAIGSGLIFTALAVLLLCVLVGPLLLVRDAFQGLLISFLLWMLPMIPTVVLLYRPDMYEGRERLRDLLVLGPNLLWFDASVPLFAAIALAVAFVGSWGALVLGTRVFEHAELR, encoded by the coding sequence ATGCAGGCTCCTCTTCGCCGCTACCGCCTCCTCGAGGCCCGCCATTCCCTCGGCGGTGTGCCCCTCGTGTCCCTGCTCGTGGGCATCGCCGTGGTCCTCTTCACCGTCGCGCTCATTCCGCGCCTGCCCTCCGCGGTCAATGCCTTCATGGAGCGCGCCTTCCTGATCCGCGGGCTCGAGGCCGTCATCCTGGTGAACGTCTACACCGGCATCTACATGCTGCCTTTCTTCGGCGGAGTCGCCGGGTTGATGCGCGCCCTCGTCGAGCCCCGCGAGAACCGGTCCATGGAGATGCTGCTCAGCAAACCCATCTCGCGCCGCGCCTTCCTGATGGCCCGCGTGGGCCCCGTCCTGCTCGCCTCCTCGGGGGTGGGCCTCGTGATGTCCCTGCTCACGGGGCTCGCCGTGCGGCCTTTCGTGGGCGAGGCGTCCTCCGTGAGCGTGGCGGGCGCGATCGGCTCCGGGCTCATCTTCACGGCCCTGGCGGTGCTGCTGCTCTGCGTGCTCGTGGGCCCGTTGCTCCTGGTGCGCGACGCGTTCCAGGGACTGCTCATCTCGTTCCTGCTCTGGATGCTGCCGATGATCCCCACCGTGGTGCTGCTCTACCGCCCCGATATGTACGAGGGACGTGAGCGGCTGCGCGACCTGCTCGTCCTGGGGCCGAACCTCCTCTGGTTCGACGCCTCGGTGCCGCTCTTCGCGGCCATCGCGCTGGCCGTGGCCTTCGTGGGCTCCTGGGGGGCACTCGTGCTCGGCACCCGCGTGTTCGAGCACGCGGAGCTGCGCTGA
- a CDS encoding TetR/AcrR family transcriptional regulator → MAATSAEVRRQRILQVAKGHFERFGFRRTRIEDIAREAGIAKGAVYLEFESKDVLLHAVIEAVLAETGRRYAAEVMGQESPRERLRATLRFAYRELARDALLERLVREDPELTVLRSLAESGENPRKADAQVEMIRGWVREGIERGEFRADLDVDAVPFVIGLLRFLHYHTGIITTGDRISRERLLDAIIDIFIAGLSAPTPTPPSPGKRPGRGSKR, encoded by the coding sequence ATGGCCGCGACATCCGCCGAGGTCCGGCGCCAGCGCATCCTCCAGGTGGCCAAGGGCCACTTCGAGCGTTTCGGGTTCCGCCGGACCCGCATCGAGGACATCGCCCGCGAGGCGGGGATCGCCAAGGGGGCCGTCTACCTGGAGTTCGAGAGCAAGGACGTCCTGCTCCACGCCGTCATCGAGGCGGTGCTCGCGGAGACGGGGCGCCGGTATGCCGCGGAGGTGATGGGGCAGGAGTCTCCTCGCGAGCGGCTGCGCGCCACGCTGCGTTTCGCCTACCGGGAGCTCGCCCGGGATGCCCTGCTCGAGCGGCTCGTTCGCGAGGATCCGGAGTTGACGGTGCTCCGCTCGCTGGCGGAGTCCGGAGAGAACCCGCGCAAGGCGGATGCCCAGGTGGAGATGATTCGCGGCTGGGTTCGCGAGGGCATCGAGCGAGGCGAGTTCCGCGCCGATCTGGACGTCGACGCGGTGCCCTTCGTGATCGGGCTGTTGCGCTTCCTGCACTACCACACCGGGATCATCACCACGGGTGATCGCATCTCCCGCGAGCGGCTGCTCGACGCCATCATCGACATCTTCATCGCGGGCCTGTCCGCGCCCACGCCCACCCCGCCATCTCCGGGCAAGCGCCCGGGCCGCGGCTCCAAGAGGTAA
- a CDS encoding alpha/beta fold hydrolase, whose product MAMFTTKDGTQLYYKDWGSGQPVVFSHGWPLSSDAWEDQMVFLASHGFRAIAHDRRGHGRSSQPWGGHEMNTYADDLAELLEKLDVKKAILVGHSTGGGEVARYIGRHGTSRVAKAVLVGAVPPIMVKNAANPGGLPLSAFDDIRKGVAADRSQFFKDLTTPFFGANRPGSKVSQGMRDSFWMQGMMGGLKPELDCIKAFSETDFTEDLKKFDVPTLIIHGDDDQIVPIDASARRSAQLVKGATLKIYPGGDHGLAATHKDQLNADLLAFARG is encoded by the coding sequence ATGGCGATGTTCACGACGAAGGACGGGACGCAGCTCTATTACAAGGACTGGGGTTCGGGTCAGCCGGTGGTGTTCAGCCACGGCTGGCCGCTCTCCTCGGACGCCTGGGAGGACCAGATGGTCTTCCTCGCCTCCCACGGCTTCCGCGCCATCGCCCATGATCGGCGCGGACATGGCCGCTCCAGCCAGCCCTGGGGGGGTCACGAGATGAACACCTACGCCGATGATCTCGCCGAGCTGCTGGAGAAGCTGGACGTCAAGAAGGCCATCCTCGTCGGCCACTCGACGGGCGGCGGCGAGGTGGCGCGCTACATCGGCCGGCACGGCACCAGCCGCGTCGCCAAGGCGGTGCTGGTGGGCGCGGTGCCGCCCATCATGGTCAAGAACGCCGCCAATCCCGGCGGACTGCCGCTCTCCGCGTTCGACGACATCCGCAAGGGCGTCGCCGCGGATCGCTCGCAGTTCTTCAAGGATCTGACCACGCCCTTCTTCGGCGCCAACCGCCCAGGCTCGAAGGTCTCGCAGGGCATGCGCGACAGCTTCTGGATGCAGGGGATGATGGGCGGCCTCAAGCCCGAGCTCGACTGCATCAAGGCCTTCTCCGAGACCGACTTCACCGAGGATCTCAAGAAGTTCGACGTGCCGACGCTGATCATCCACGGCGATGATGATCAGATCGTCCCCATCGACGCGTCGGCCCGCCGCTCGGCCCAGCTCGTCAAGGGCGCGACGCTGAAGATCTACCCTGGCGGCGATCACGGCCTCGCCGCCACCCACAAGGATCAGCTCAACGCCGACCTGCTGGCCTTCGCCCGGGGCTGA
- a CDS encoding ABC transporter ATP-binding protein, with protein sequence MHAIEIDRLTRVYGPVRAVDGVSFHVEPGEIFGFMGHNGAGKTTTLRMLLGLTRPTSGSARVLGHDVVRESLEVRRQCGFLPASYALPAHMTARQFLHYIAAMFDLDVGVAETRIQSLLQLFGIEAAADRKLGGFSTGMTQKVGLAQALINEPRILLLDEPTSGLDPLGRHELLEHLRRLSSERGVTVLFSSHILSDIETLCRRVAALHQGKLVAFGPIEALKSEHRSANMDELYLSLARRAA encoded by the coding sequence ATGCATGCCATCGAGATCGATCGGCTCACCCGCGTCTATGGCCCCGTCCGGGCGGTGGATGGCGTGAGCTTCCACGTGGAGCCCGGAGAGATTTTCGGCTTCATGGGGCACAACGGCGCGGGGAAGACGACCACCCTCCGGATGCTGCTCGGGCTGACGCGGCCCACCTCGGGCAGCGCCCGGGTGCTTGGTCACGATGTGGTGCGCGAGAGCCTCGAGGTGCGCCGCCAGTGCGGCTTCCTCCCCGCCAGCTACGCGCTCCCGGCCCACATGACGGCGCGCCAGTTCCTCCACTACATCGCCGCCATGTTCGACCTCGACGTTGGCGTGGCCGAGACGCGCATCCAGTCGCTGCTCCAGCTCTTCGGCATCGAGGCCGCGGCGGACCGGAAGCTCGGCGGCTTCTCCACCGGCATGACGCAGAAGGTGGGGCTCGCCCAGGCCCTCATCAACGAGCCCCGCATCCTGCTGCTGGACGAGCCCACCTCCGGGTTGGATCCGCTCGGCCGTCACGAGCTGCTCGAGCACCTGCGCCGCCTGTCCTCCGAGCGGGGTGTCACCGTGCTCTTCTCCAGTCACATCCTGTCGGACATCGAGACGCTCTGCCGGCGCGTCGCGGCGCTGCACCAGGGCAAGCTCGTCGCCTTCGGCCCCATCGAGGCGCTCAAGAGCGAGCACCGCTCGGCGAACATGGACGAGCTCTACCTGTCGCTCGCGCGGAGGGCCGCATGA
- a CDS encoding transporter — MWKSCLAVPLLLAALLVPLEGRACATCACGDPTLTSMGTEQPFAGRLRLANQVRAWSLTTGQDAVDAVSLRELRMDLSVAYAPLPWLFLSATLPLQTRSLQQVSLARETAWGPGDMEVGAKVFVFRDRDFSADHLIGVLAGARLPTSPTVHDAEGRPLSLDAQLGTASLDPYLGLSYSTFRGDWSFLASATGYLPTRGREGFRAGASLRTTFAAQLQPGPRWAVRLAVDGRLEGPSDLRGAADPVGSGVLAFVSPDVLFSPVTDVVVELGVRVPVLNLLQGNVRQSPILQASLVYDL; from the coding sequence ATGTGGAAGTCCTGCCTCGCCGTTCCCCTGCTCCTGGCCGCCCTGCTCGTTCCCCTGGAGGGACGGGCCTGCGCCACCTGCGCCTGTGGTGATCCGACCCTCACCTCCATGGGCACCGAGCAGCCCTTCGCCGGGCGCCTGCGGCTCGCCAACCAGGTGCGCGCCTGGAGCCTGACGACCGGCCAGGACGCCGTGGACGCCGTCTCCCTGCGCGAGCTGCGCATGGACCTGTCGGTGGCCTACGCCCCCCTCCCCTGGCTCTTCCTGTCCGCCACCCTGCCCCTGCAGACCCGCTCGTTGCAACAGGTCAGCCTCGCGCGCGAGACGGCGTGGGGACCCGGGGACATGGAGGTCGGCGCCAAGGTCTTCGTGTTCCGCGATCGCGACTTCTCCGCGGACCACCTCATCGGAGTGCTCGCCGGGGCCCGGCTGCCCACCTCCCCCACGGTGCACGACGCGGAGGGACGCCCGCTGTCGCTCGATGCCCAGCTCGGCACCGCGTCCCTGGATCCCTACCTGGGGCTCTCCTACTCAACCTTCCGCGGCGACTGGTCCTTCCTCGCCAGCGCCACGGGTTACCTCCCCACGCGTGGGCGCGAGGGCTTCCGCGCCGGAGCTTCCCTGCGCACCACGTTCGCCGCGCAGCTGCAACCAGGCCCTCGCTGGGCCGTGCGCCTCGCCGTGGACGGCCGCCTCGAGGGCCCCAGCGACCTGCGCGGTGCCGCCGATCCGGTGGGCAGCGGTGTCCTCGCCTTCGTGTCCCCGGACGTGCTCTTCAGCCCCGTCACCGACGTGGTGGTGGAGCTCGGGGTGCGCGTGCCCGTGCTCAACCTGCTGCAAGGCAACGTCCGCCAGAGCCCCATCCTCCAGGCCTCCCTCGTCTACGATCTATGA
- the valS gene encoding valine--tRNA ligase, translated as MKTFRSINPEILPKHFEAETIEKKLDARWESEGTYRFDPSRTREETFVVDTPPPTVSGSLHVGHIFSYTHTDVIARHQRMLGKNIFYPMGWDDNGLPTERRVQNYFNVRADVRTPHEPGLRLEPATAESSKQPPRTVSRPNFIELCHQVTQQDEQVFKGLFRRIGLSVDWAEEYATIDDDSRKLAQLSFLDLHEKGHAYSVKAPTMWDVDFQTAVAQAEVEDRPQAGAFHDIEFGVEGSDARFTIATTRPELLAACVGVTAHPDDERYKGLFGKRAITPLFRVPVPIFPSELADPTKGTGILMVCTFGDATDVLWWRQQKLPLRQIIGRNGRLMAVTFGDSGWESLDAPAAQGFYAGLLGKTVKQARTAMVELLRREDGASKPGMGVPLQGEPKPIQREVKFFEKGDQPLEFISTRQWFVRLMDKKEQLLRFGDRVKWHPEHMGSRYRNWTENLQLDWCISRQRYFGVQFPVWYPLDADGNPVHDQPILATQAQLPVDPTVDVPEGYDASQRDQPNGFTAESDVFDTWFTSSLTPQIASGWELDPERHRKLFPADIRPQSHEIIRTWAFYTIAKAMLHENSIPWKHVLISGWILDPDRKKMSKSKGNVITPMHLLENYGADAVRYWSASARLGTDTAFDEKVFKVGKRLVTKLFNAGKYVLSQTAQEHPITHELDLAFVAKLAGVVEAATASYKEFEFAPALATTESFFWSSFTDTYLELVKARARGEASGGEEARGSAVAALRLGLNVLLRLFAPVLPYITEEVWSWAFAEETGRKSIHRARWPDARTFAGIAAPANPASFAIAEAAQQAINKRKSESGAGVGRAVTRMKLAANAATLAGFGPVREDVLSATRSQGVELVEKADLADGTFEIQDFELAPAAEKEKAPEPSES; from the coding sequence ATGAAGACGTTCCGGTCCATCAATCCCGAGATCCTCCCCAAGCACTTCGAAGCCGAGACCATCGAGAAGAAGCTCGATGCCCGGTGGGAGTCGGAGGGCACCTACCGTTTCGATCCCTCGCGCACCCGCGAGGAGACCTTCGTCGTGGACACCCCGCCGCCCACGGTGTCCGGCTCGCTGCACGTGGGCCACATCTTCAGCTACACGCACACCGACGTCATCGCCCGGCACCAGCGGATGCTCGGCAAGAACATCTTCTACCCCATGGGCTGGGACGACAACGGCCTGCCCACCGAGCGCCGCGTCCAGAACTACTTCAACGTCCGCGCCGACGTCCGCACCCCGCACGAGCCCGGCCTCCGTCTGGAGCCGGCCACCGCCGAGTCCTCCAAGCAGCCGCCGCGCACCGTCTCGCGCCCCAACTTCATCGAGCTGTGCCACCAGGTGACCCAGCAGGATGAACAGGTCTTCAAGGGTCTGTTCCGGCGCATCGGCCTGTCGGTGGACTGGGCCGAGGAGTACGCCACCATCGACGACGACAGCCGCAAGCTCGCGCAGCTGTCCTTCCTGGACCTCCACGAGAAGGGCCACGCCTACTCGGTGAAGGCCCCCACCATGTGGGACGTGGACTTCCAGACGGCCGTGGCCCAGGCCGAGGTGGAGGACCGGCCCCAGGCGGGCGCGTTCCATGACATCGAGTTCGGCGTGGAGGGCTCGGACGCGCGCTTCACCATCGCCACCACGCGCCCGGAGCTCCTGGCCGCCTGCGTGGGCGTCACCGCGCACCCGGACGACGAGCGCTACAAGGGCCTCTTCGGCAAGCGCGCCATCACTCCCCTCTTCCGCGTGCCGGTCCCCATCTTCCCCAGCGAGCTGGCGGACCCCACCAAGGGCACCGGCATCCTCATGGTGTGCACCTTCGGCGACGCCACGGACGTGCTCTGGTGGCGCCAGCAGAAGCTGCCCCTGCGACAGATCATCGGCCGCAACGGGCGGCTGATGGCCGTCACCTTCGGGGACTCGGGCTGGGAGAGCCTGGATGCCCCGGCCGCGCAGGGCTTCTACGCGGGCCTGCTGGGCAAGACGGTGAAGCAGGCCCGCACGGCCATGGTGGAGCTGCTGCGGCGCGAGGACGGCGCGTCCAAGCCCGGCATGGGCGTCCCGCTGCAGGGCGAGCCCAAGCCCATCCAGCGCGAGGTGAAGTTCTTCGAGAAGGGAGACCAGCCGCTCGAGTTCATCTCCACGCGCCAGTGGTTCGTGCGCCTCATGGACAAGAAGGAGCAGCTGCTGCGCTTCGGCGATCGGGTGAAGTGGCACCCCGAGCACATGGGCTCGCGCTACCGCAACTGGACGGAGAACCTCCAGCTGGACTGGTGCATCAGCCGCCAGCGCTACTTCGGCGTGCAGTTCCCCGTGTGGTACCCGCTGGACGCGGACGGCAACCCCGTCCATGACCAGCCCATCCTCGCCACGCAGGCGCAGCTTCCGGTGGACCCCACCGTGGACGTGCCCGAGGGCTACGACGCCTCGCAGCGTGACCAGCCCAACGGCTTCACCGCCGAGTCGGACGTGTTCGACACCTGGTTCACCAGCTCGCTGACGCCGCAGATCGCCTCGGGCTGGGAGCTGGATCCGGAGCGCCACCGCAAGCTGTTCCCCGCGGACATCCGCCCGCAGAGCCACGAGATCATCCGGACGTGGGCCTTCTACACCATCGCCAAGGCGATGCTGCACGAGAACTCCATCCCCTGGAAGCACGTGCTCATCTCCGGGTGGATCCTCGATCCCGACCGCAAGAAGATGTCCAAGAGCAAGGGCAACGTCATCACGCCCATGCACCTGCTGGAGAACTACGGCGCGGACGCGGTGCGCTACTGGTCGGCCTCGGCGCGCCTGGGCACGGACACGGCCTTCGACGAGAAGGTGTTCAAGGTCGGCAAGCGGCTGGTGACGAAGCTCTTCAACGCCGGCAAGTACGTGCTGAGCCAGACGGCGCAGGAGCACCCCATCACCCACGAGCTGGACCTCGCCTTCGTGGCGAAGCTGGCGGGCGTGGTGGAGGCGGCCACGGCGTCCTACAAGGAGTTCGAGTTCGCCCCGGCGCTGGCCACCACGGAGAGCTTCTTCTGGTCGAGCTTCACGGACACGTACCTGGAGCTGGTGAAGGCGCGTGCGCGAGGAGAGGCCTCCGGTGGCGAGGAGGCGCGCGGCTCGGCGGTGGCGGCGCTGCGGCTGGGGCTCAACGTCCTGCTGCGGCTGTTCGCCCCCGTGCTGCCCTACATCACCGAGGAGGTGTGGAGCTGGGCCTTCGCCGAGGAGACGGGCCGCAAGAGCATCCACCGCGCCCGCTGGCCCGACGCGCGCACCTTCGCGGGCATCGCGGCGCCGGCCAACCCGGCCTCCTTCGCGATCGCCGAGGCCGCGCAGCAGGCCATCAACAAGCGCAAGAGTGAGTCCGGCGCGGGCGTGGGCCGGGCCGTCACCCGCATGAAGCTCGCGGCGAACGCGGCCACCCTCGCCGGCTTCGGGCCGGTGCGCGAGGACGTGCTGTCCGCCACCCGCAGCCAGGGCGTGGAGCTGGTGGAGAAGGCGGACCTCGCCGACGGCACGTTCGAGATCCAGGACTTCGAGCTGGCCCCGGCCGCCGAGAAGGAGAAGGCCCCGGAGCCCTCCGAGTCCTGA
- a CDS encoding TonB-dependent receptor: protein MTIALSLVPGQEARAQEQVAPMPAPAPTPAPAPAQAPTQAQGGSVQGQVTAAYGDPLWGVTVSVRGTKQSVQTDMQGNYTLTGVAPGERTLEVRGEGFMSQTRKVTVNADAPSQANFALELDLLAVEEIVVTAQTPDRKIRSSTAISTLNEEEIKARAPRNTADLMRIVPGFYVESSGGEVGGNLFVRGLPADGSYRYVALMEDGMPVFDSTELFFVNNDIFLRVDENIERMEAVRGGTSALYGSNAPGGVVNFINKTGGDKLAGTLRASTATAGLYRLDANLNGPMGDDWRFSVGGFYRFDNGVRYPGFPASNGGQFKGSLMRTFHTDKVDGHARVTFKYLNDRNTFYLPLPLRGRFGANGGLTDYDFVEGFPTDGTLTSPEGVNAQVPLPRGAGLLSLPLDNGQQQIGGSAMGELRLYFPELRFEVQNNLRAMQMDHSWNAMLPFELRDADAWARSVVGEGTPYRITCTNLPGSPAFGTGACSTPNNLVSLGGQWLVNKPMSNVSNQLRFIKYGSLGPTEHTLSGGLYLGHYTADNRWYFNDVVTNVRSRPNMLDLQVLDADGAVVRSVTQNGFRRYLSNYTNGSGDATIAAAFLGDEVKIGEKLRIDLAGRVERNSFHQVVERTAPFDLGDTTTNADDNALFGTGRFQQVNTSLTDWALSGGVNYALSDLASVYARSSRGYKMPLLDQYLTATDPADPAFPRTPEMLWQNEAGLKLGGSWYALAAVAYWMQIENFPSQDARVDPVTGGTSFVTVYAGKARTLGLELEAAVQPVKWFRGQGMLTLQDPRYTEFNEGADDFTGNRIRRIPQVIGDLTGTFMYGNASLGINWSYVGHRFSNNANTVDLPGFGQFNVRAGYTYENVTLDLQLYNALNSIGLTEGNPRVDESLGAVPDIFLARPVLPRRLMLSLTAHL from the coding sequence ATGACAATCGCTCTCTCGCTGGTCCCCGGTCAGGAGGCACGGGCGCAGGAGCAGGTCGCGCCGATGCCCGCGCCCGCGCCAACCCCCGCGCCGGCACCCGCGCAGGCCCCCACGCAGGCGCAGGGCGGGTCGGTGCAGGGACAGGTCACCGCGGCCTATGGAGACCCCCTGTGGGGTGTCACCGTCTCGGTGCGGGGCACGAAGCAGAGTGTCCAGACCGACATGCAGGGCAACTACACCCTGACGGGTGTGGCTCCGGGTGAGCGCACCCTGGAGGTGCGGGGCGAGGGCTTCATGAGCCAGACCCGCAAGGTGACGGTGAACGCGGATGCGCCGAGCCAGGCCAACTTCGCGCTCGAGCTGGACCTCCTGGCGGTGGAGGAGATCGTCGTGACGGCGCAGACGCCGGACCGGAAGATCCGCTCCAGCACGGCCATCTCGACCCTCAACGAGGAGGAGATCAAGGCCCGCGCGCCGCGCAACACCGCGGACCTGATGCGGATCGTCCCCGGCTTCTACGTGGAGAGCTCGGGTGGTGAGGTCGGCGGCAACCTGTTCGTCCGCGGCCTCCCGGCGGATGGCTCCTACCGCTACGTGGCGCTGATGGAGGACGGCATGCCCGTCTTCGACTCCACGGAGCTCTTCTTCGTCAACAACGACATCTTCCTGCGCGTGGACGAGAACATCGAGCGCATGGAGGCGGTGCGCGGCGGTACCTCGGCCCTCTACGGCAGCAACGCGCCCGGCGGCGTCGTCAACTTCATCAACAAGACGGGCGGCGACAAGCTGGCCGGCACGCTCCGGGCCTCCACCGCCACGGCGGGGCTGTACCGGCTCGACGCCAACCTCAACGGCCCCATGGGAGATGACTGGCGCTTCTCCGTGGGCGGCTTCTACCGCTTCGACAATGGCGTGCGGTACCCGGGCTTCCCGGCGTCCAACGGCGGCCAGTTCAAGGGCAGCCTGATGCGCACCTTCCACACGGACAAGGTGGACGGACATGCGCGCGTGACGTTCAAGTACCTCAACGATCGGAACACCTTCTACCTGCCGCTGCCGCTCCGGGGCCGGTTCGGCGCGAATGGCGGACTGACGGACTATGACTTCGTGGAGGGCTTCCCCACGGATGGCACGCTGACCTCGCCCGAGGGCGTGAATGCCCAGGTGCCGCTGCCGCGCGGTGCGGGCCTGCTCAGCCTCCCGCTGGACAACGGCCAGCAGCAGATTGGCGGCTCCGCCATGGGCGAGCTGCGCCTCTACTTCCCCGAGCTCCGGTTCGAGGTGCAGAACAACCTCCGGGCGATGCAGATGGATCACAGCTGGAACGCGATGCTGCCGTTCGAGCTGCGTGACGCGGACGCGTGGGCCCGGTCGGTCGTCGGCGAGGGCACGCCCTACCGGATCACCTGCACCAACCTGCCCGGCTCTCCCGCGTTTGGCACGGGCGCGTGCTCCACGCCCAACAACCTCGTGAGCCTGGGCGGCCAGTGGCTGGTCAACAAGCCCATGAGCAACGTGTCCAACCAGCTCCGGTTCATCAAGTACGGCTCGCTGGGCCCCACCGAGCACACGCTCTCCGGTGGCCTCTACCTCGGCCACTACACGGCGGACAACCGCTGGTACTTCAATGACGTCGTCACCAACGTGCGCAGCCGCCCGAACATGCTGGACTTGCAGGTGCTCGATGCGGACGGCGCCGTGGTGCGCAGCGTCACCCAGAATGGCTTCCGCCGCTACCTGAGCAACTACACCAACGGCTCGGGTGACGCGACCATCGCGGCGGCCTTCCTCGGTGACGAGGTCAAGATCGGCGAGAAGCTCCGCATCGACCTGGCCGGCCGTGTCGAGCGCAACTCGTTCCACCAGGTCGTGGAGCGGACGGCGCCGTTCGACCTGGGCGATACCACCACCAACGCGGATGACAACGCGCTGTTCGGCACGGGCAGGTTCCAGCAGGTGAACACGTCGCTCACCGACTGGGCGCTCTCGGGCGGCGTGAACTACGCCCTCTCCGATCTGGCCTCGGTCTACGCGCGCAGCAGCCGCGGCTACAAGATGCCGCTGCTCGACCAGTACCTCACCGCCACGGACCCGGCCGATCCGGCCTTCCCGCGGACGCCGGAGATGCTGTGGCAGAACGAGGCGGGCCTCAAGCTGGGCGGGAGCTGGTACGCCCTGGCGGCCGTGGCCTACTGGATGCAGATCGAGAACTTCCCCAGCCAGGACGCCCGGGTGGATCCGGTGACGGGAGGCACGAGCTTCGTCACCGTGTACGCGGGCAAGGCGCGGACGCTCGGCCTGGAGCTCGAGGCCGCGGTGCAGCCGGTCAAGTGGTTCCGCGGGCAGGGCATGCTGACGCTGCAGGACCCGCGCTACACGGAGTTCAACGAGGGCGCGGATGACTTCACCGGCAACCGCATCCGCCGCATCCCCCAGGTGATTGGCGATCTGACGGGCACCTTCATGTACGGAAACGCCAGCCTCGGCATCAACTGGAGCTACGTGGGCCACCGGTTCTCGAACAACGCCAACACGGTGGACCTGCCCGGCTTCGGCCAGTTCAACGTCCGCGCGGGCTACACGTACGAGAACGTCACCCTGGACCTGCAGCTCTACAACGCGCTCAACAGCATCGGCCTCACCGAGGGCAACCCGCGCGTGGACGAGTCGCTGGGCGCCGTGCCGGACATCTTCCTGGCCCGGCCGGTGCTCCCGCGCCGCCTCATGCTGTCGCTGACCGCGCACCTGTAG